One genomic region from Frateuria soli encodes:
- the hppD gene encoding 4-hydroxyphenylpyruvate dioxygenase produces the protein MNAQPNLGMQVTTFENPMGIDGFEFVEFAAPAGRGGELHELFRKMGFTAVLRHKARPITVYRQNGVNFLVNEDPDSFAADFAAKHGPCACGFAIRFRMPADEVCQKVLANGGEAVEHKAATKAVNAPVVKGIGDCMLYLVDRYGAQGDVYDGDYEAVPGAGQNPKGFGLTFIDHLTHNLYFGNMQKWSDYYERLFNFREIRYFDIKGAKTGLVSKAMTAPDGIVRIPLNESSDPKSQINEYLDAYHGEGIQHIACFTDDIYGTVEAMRAQGVEFLDTPDTYFDVIDMRIPDHGEDVPRLRRNKILIDADPETKQRKLLQIFTQNNIGPIFFEIIQRKGNEGFGEGNFQALFESIERDQMKRGVL, from the coding sequence ATGAACGCCCAACCGAACCTCGGCATGCAGGTCACCACCTTCGAGAACCCGATGGGCATCGACGGCTTCGAGTTCGTCGAGTTCGCCGCGCCGGCCGGTCGCGGTGGCGAATTGCACGAGCTCTTCCGCAAGATGGGCTTCACCGCGGTGCTCAGGCACAAGGCCCGCCCGATCACTGTCTATCGCCAGAACGGCGTGAACTTCCTGGTGAACGAGGATCCGGATTCCTTCGCCGCCGACTTCGCCGCCAAGCACGGCCCCTGCGCCTGCGGCTTCGCCATCCGCTTCAGGATGCCCGCCGACGAGGTGTGCCAGAAGGTGCTCGCCAACGGTGGCGAGGCGGTCGAGCACAAGGCGGCCACCAAGGCGGTGAACGCCCCGGTGGTCAAGGGCATCGGCGACTGCATGCTGTACCTGGTCGACCGCTACGGCGCCCAGGGCGACGTCTACGACGGCGACTACGAGGCCGTGCCGGGCGCCGGGCAGAACCCGAAGGGTTTCGGCCTCACCTTCATCGACCACCTCACGCACAACCTCTACTTCGGCAACATGCAGAAGTGGTCGGACTACTACGAGCGGCTGTTCAACTTCCGCGAGATCCGCTACTTCGACATCAAGGGCGCCAAGACCGGGCTGGTGTCCAAGGCGATGACCGCGCCGGACGGCATCGTGCGCATCCCGCTCAACGAATCCTCCGATCCCAAGAGCCAGATCAACGAGTACCTGGACGCGTATCACGGCGAGGGCATCCAGCACATCGCCTGCTTCACCGACGACATCTACGGCACGGTCGAAGCCATGCGTGCGCAGGGCGTGGAGTTCCTGGATACGCCGGACACCTATTTCGACGTGATCGACATGCGCATCCCCGACCACGGCGAGGACGTGCCGCGTTTGCGCAGGAACAAGATCCTGATCGACGCCGACCCGGAGACCAAGCAGCGCAAGCTCCTGCAGATCTTCACCCAGAACAACATCGGGCCGATCTTCTTCGAGATCATCCAGCGCAAGGGCAATGAAGGCTTCGGCGAGGGCAACTTCCAGGCGCTGTTCGAATCGATCGAGCGCGACCAGATGAAGCGCGGCGTGCTTTGA
- a CDS encoding MarR family winged helix-turn-helix transcriptional regulator produces MPAKRPPARPTAEHAPLELERFLPYRLSIVSNTVSQAIADDYQRRFDLGVTEWRVMAVLARFDGLSAREVAERTAMDKVAVSRALARLVEAGRVHRATHDGDKRRSVLNLSEAGWAIHDQVAPMARARERELLAKLDAEEQAWLERILDKLMPEERESPL; encoded by the coding sequence GTGCCAGCCAAGCGCCCACCTGCCCGGCCCACCGCCGAACACGCGCCACTCGAACTGGAGCGTTTCCTGCCCTACCGGCTGTCGATCGTCTCCAACACGGTCAGCCAGGCAATTGCCGACGACTACCAGCGACGCTTCGACCTGGGGGTCACCGAGTGGCGGGTGATGGCGGTGCTGGCGCGCTTCGATGGCCTGTCCGCGCGCGAGGTGGCCGAGCGCACGGCCATGGACAAGGTGGCGGTGAGCCGCGCCCTGGCCCGGCTGGTCGAGGCCGGGCGAGTGCACCGCGCCACTCATGACGGCGACAAGCGCCGCTCGGTGCTCAACTTGAGCGAGGCCGGCTGGGCGATCCACGATCAGGTGGCACCGATGGCGCGGGCGCGCGAACGCGAGTTGCTGGCGAAACTCGATGCGGAGGAACAGGCCTGGCTCGAGCGCATCCTGGACAAGCTGATGCCCGAGGAACGCGAGAGTCCGTTGTAG
- a CDS encoding peptide MFS transporter, with protein sequence MHQTADAAPAAPHYPQLLGHPRPLWMLFMTEFWERFAYYSVSWALVLYIVAQFFHGDPSGQGWAAGIYGAYTALIYAASIFGGYVADRVIGYQRSILLGAAVMAAGLFTLLVPSKPLMMLGLALVIAGDGLFKPNISTMVGQLYGRDDPRRDRGFTLFYMGINAGAFVAPLLTGWMAAHFTDTPMQQNYRIVFGAAGVGMLLSFLWFWFGRRGLKGVGRPLPGMENRLRVLWVLIGAAIAVPVIYALLAYVGAEGLQWLLGVLFIGVAAALIVEALRHDRVQLHRVIAMLIVFAFSVVFWTFYFQFGTSLNFLAENWVDREMFGGWVFPVGWFQSVTPLAILLFAPVLTLVWAVLARRKAEPSIPRKFSFGLIFNGLGFVVLVYALKELLGPGGLIPFWPLVLCYVMQTLGELCLSPIGLSMVTKLAPPRLVGLAMGGWFLSLAAGGDFSGLVARSISGETGMTVASALSGFTFCFWVLVGSGVLLLLISPLINKLMHGIK encoded by the coding sequence ATGCACCAGACCGCCGACGCCGCACCGGCCGCACCCCACTACCCGCAGCTGCTCGGCCACCCGCGTCCGCTGTGGATGCTGTTCATGACCGAGTTCTGGGAGCGCTTCGCCTACTACAGCGTGAGCTGGGCGCTGGTGCTCTACATCGTCGCGCAGTTCTTCCATGGCGACCCGTCGGGGCAGGGCTGGGCCGCGGGCATCTACGGCGCCTACACCGCGCTGATCTATGCCGCTTCCATCTTCGGCGGCTACGTGGCCGACCGGGTGATCGGCTACCAGCGCTCGATCCTGCTCGGCGCCGCCGTGATGGCCGCGGGCCTGTTCACCCTGCTGGTGCCGAGCAAGCCGCTGATGATGCTGGGCCTGGCGCTGGTGATCGCCGGCGACGGCCTGTTCAAGCCCAACATCTCCACCATGGTGGGACAGCTCTACGGTCGCGACGATCCACGCCGCGACCGTGGTTTCACGTTGTTCTACATGGGCATCAACGCCGGCGCCTTCGTGGCGCCGCTGCTCACCGGCTGGATGGCGGCCCATTTCACCGATACGCCGATGCAGCAGAACTACCGCATCGTGTTCGGCGCCGCCGGCGTGGGCATGCTGCTTAGCTTCCTGTGGTTCTGGTTCGGGCGCCGCGGCCTCAAGGGCGTGGGCCGTCCGTTGCCGGGGATGGAAAACCGCCTGCGCGTGCTGTGGGTGCTGATCGGCGCGGCGATCGCGGTGCCGGTGATCTATGCGCTGCTGGCCTACGTCGGTGCCGAGGGCCTGCAGTGGCTGCTCGGGGTGTTGTTCATCGGTGTGGCGGCGGCGCTGATCGTCGAGGCGCTGCGCCACGACCGCGTGCAGCTGCATCGCGTGATCGCGATGCTGATCGTGTTCGCCTTCAGCGTGGTGTTCTGGACGTTCTACTTCCAGTTCGGCACGTCCCTGAACTTCCTCGCCGAGAACTGGGTGGACCGCGAGATGTTCGGCGGCTGGGTGTTCCCGGTCGGCTGGTTCCAGTCGGTGACGCCGCTGGCGATCCTGCTGTTCGCGCCGGTGCTGACGCTGGTGTGGGCCGTGCTCGCGCGCCGCAAGGCGGAGCCGTCGATCCCGCGCAAGTTCAGTTTCGGCCTGATCTTCAATGGCCTCGGGTTCGTGGTGCTGGTGTATGCACTCAAGGAACTGCTGGGTCCGGGCGGCCTGATCCCGTTCTGGCCGCTGGTGCTGTGCTACGTGATGCAGACGCTGGGCGAGCTGTGCCTTTCGCCGATCGGCCTGTCGATGGTGACCAAGCTGGCGCCGCCGCGCCTGGTGGGCCTGGCGATGGGCGGCTGGTTCCTTTCGCTGGCCGCCGGCGGCGATTTCTCCGGCCTGGTGGCGCGTTCGATCAGCGGCGAGACCGGCATGACCGTGGCCTCGGCGCTGTCGGGCTTCACCTTCTGCTTCTGGGTGCTGGTGGGTTCGGGCGTGCTGTTGCTGCTGATCTCGCCGCTGATCAACAAGCTGATGCACGGGATCAAATAG
- a CDS encoding tryptophan 2,3-dioxygenase, whose protein sequence is MGENQRDLETGIETDLNGKMTYGGYLQLGTLLSAQRPISGHHDEMLFIVQHHVSELWMKLVIHELKAAIGHLRQDDVDACLKVLARVKQVQRQLFEQWAVLETLTPAEYLEFRDMLGPSSGFQSLQYRMIEFMLGNKHADMLAVFAYDPAAQAQLREVLEAPSLYDEFLHYLARRGHAVPAELTERDWTQPYRRNAALLPVLKRIYEDRGNFWPEYHLSEQLVDVEESFQLWRFRHMKTVERIIGHRRGTGGSSGVAFLKKALELEFFPELLDVRTVLGT, encoded by the coding sequence ATGGGCGAGAACCAGCGCGACCTCGAAACCGGCATCGAGACCGACCTGAACGGCAAGATGACCTACGGCGGCTACCTGCAGCTGGGCACGTTGCTGTCCGCCCAGCGTCCGATCAGCGGCCACCACGACGAGATGCTGTTCATCGTCCAGCACCACGTCTCCGAGCTGTGGATGAAACTGGTGATCCACGAACTCAAGGCGGCGATCGGCCACCTGCGCCAGGACGATGTCGACGCCTGCCTGAAGGTGCTGGCCCGCGTGAAGCAGGTGCAGCGCCAGCTGTTCGAGCAGTGGGCGGTGCTGGAGACGCTCACGCCGGCCGAATACCTGGAGTTCCGCGACATGCTGGGCCCGTCCTCGGGGTTCCAGTCGCTGCAGTACCGCATGATCGAATTCATGCTGGGCAACAAACACGCCGACATGCTGGCGGTGTTCGCCTACGATCCGGCCGCGCAGGCGCAACTGCGCGAGGTGCTGGAGGCGCCCAGCCTGTACGACGAGTTCCTGCACTACCTCGCGCGGCGCGGCCATGCGGTGCCGGCCGAGCTCACCGAGCGCGACTGGACGCAGCCGTATCGCCGCAACGCGGCCCTGCTGCCGGTGCTCAAGCGCATCTACGAGGACCGCGGCAATTTCTGGCCCGAGTACCATCTGAGCGAGCAACTGGTGGACGTGGAGGAAAGCTTCCAGCTGTGGCGCTTCCGCCACATGAAGACCGTCGAACGGATCATCGGCCATCGCCGCGGCACCGGCGGCTCGTCCGGCGTGGCGTTCCTGAAGAAGGCGCTGGAGCTGGAGTTCTTCCCCGAGCTGCTGGATGTGCGCACGGTGCTGGGTACCTGA